The nucleotide window GAAGGAATGCGGAATCAACAGCGAATATGCCCCCCTGAAGACGATCCTTCTTCACCGCCCCGGTAATGAACTTATAGCTTCTAACGATCCGAAAAAGGTTCAAATGCTTGAAAAAATTGATTTGGCCAAGGCTCAAGACCAGCATGATGCCTTAGCAGAAACTTACCAGAACGCCGGAGTGGAGGTCCATCATGTTGATCCTGAACCGCCAGCCAGCCCCAATCAGATGTTTCTTGCCGACCTTCTCTTTTCAACTCCTGAAGGAATCATCATGGCACGGCCGGCCTCTACTGTTAGAGCTGGTGAGGAACGGTGGGCGGCCCGGCGAGTGGCTGACCTTGGAATACCTATCATAAGAAGTGTAGGCGGGACAGGAACTTTCGAGGGCGCTGATGCCATGTGGATTCGTCCTGATATTGCCATTGTCGGCCGCGGACTTCGTACCAATGAAGAAGGTCAGCGGCAGGTGACGAAAGTGCTCGAAAATATGGGTGCCACTGTTGCTAATGTGGATATGCCGGTGGGAACCATGCATCTCATGGGTATGCTTCGTTTTCTAGATAAAGATCTAGCCATCGGCTGGCCTCTC belongs to Candidatus Neomarinimicrobiota bacterium and includes:
- a CDS encoding amidinotransferase, with the protein product MADRSNPLNHSAYGGPGWSPRTDPLNAELGSVWKECGINSEYAPLKTILLHRPGNELIASNDPKKVQMLEKIDLAKAQDQHDALAETYQNAGVEVHHVDPEPPASPNQMFLADLLFSTPEGIIMARPASTVRAGEERWAARRVADLGIPIIRSVGGTGTFEGADAMWIRPDIAIVGRGLRTNEEGQRQVTKVLENMGATVANVDMPVGTMHLMGMLRFLDKDLAIGWPLRLVYAGADALASSGYEIVYLPDSEEALAHSGFNFVTISPREIVMPAGNPNLQLFLENLHIKCHTVDVSELCKAAGAIGCLTGVLHREFV